The Arachis ipaensis cultivar K30076 chromosome B07, Araip1.1, whole genome shotgun sequence genome includes a window with the following:
- the LOC107606460 gene encoding formin-like protein 20 has product MIPPPKFLFVVVALPLLILSLSYFHLEAYGDPSSDVPSSPNSCLNCPNKCDPPCQQQSPPNPTYEAPPTPPSPTSSGYSIYGSPPPPHEKRGQNNKCPPTSGGGGSGNSGGGVECCTPPPPYYYTYNGPPNAYAPPYAYGGYAPPNPYTYVPYNDRGFVSTLLVPFQLLLIMMFFSFIFVF; this is encoded by the coding sequence atgattccACCACCAAAGTTTCTATTTGTTGTAGTAGCCCTACCCCTCTTGATATTATCACTATCCTATTTTCATCTTGAAGCTTATGGAGACCCATCAAGTGATGTCCCTTCATCACCAAATTCTTGTTTGAATTGCCCTAATAAATGTGATCCTCCATGTCAACAACAATCTCCACCAAACCCTACTTATGAAGCTCCACCAACACCACCATCGCCGACGTCTTCCGGTTACTCTATATATggctcaccaccaccaccacacgaGAAAAGAGGACAGAATAACAAATGTCCTCCTACttctggtggtggtggtagtggaaATAGTGGTGGCGGTGTTGAATGCTGCACCCCACCACCACCCTATTACTATACTTATAATGGTCCTCCAAATGCTTATGCTCCTCCATATGCCTATGGTGGTTATGCACCTCCAAATCCTTACACCTACGTGCCTTATAATGATAGAGGTTTTGTTTCAACTCTTCTTGTGCCGTTTCAACTTCTTTTGATcatgatgtttttctcttttatttttgtcttctaA
- the LOC107609894 gene encoding protein TIC 20-v, chloroplastic: MASSTFLLSPLTFSHNKKPLLHYSFLHSSTKNLNLLLPKGFIRKTNELRTLTVAKSNGSDSADAPDRLISALCYFYPFFDGVQYGKYVINQFYPVQAIVQPLFPAIRVFKSFPFNGFLVFLTLYFVVVRNQNFSRYVRFNTMQAIVLDVLLIFPDLLERTFNPRSGFGLDLMMSLDSTVFLFLLVSLIYGSSSCLLGQIPRLPIVADAADRQVL; this comes from the coding sequence atggccAGCTCCACGTTCCTCCTCTCTCCTCTCACTTTCTCACACAACAAAAAACCACTTCTTCATTATTCCTTCCTTCATTCCTCCACAAAAAATCTAAACTTGCTGCTTCCAAAGGGTTTCATCAGAAAAACCAATGAACTCAGAACCCTCACAGTGGCCAAATCCAACGGTAGTGATTCAGCAGATGCTCCTGACCGTTTGATCTCTGCACTCTGCTACTTCTACCCTTTCTTTGATGGGGTTCAGTATGGTAAATATGTCATCAATCAGTTCTATCCTGTTCAAGCCATTGTTCAACCCTTGTTCCCTGCTATTAGGGTTTTCAAAAGCTTCCCCTTTAATGGGTTCCTTGTATTTTTGACACTTTACTTTGTTGTTGTGAGGAACCAAAATTTCAGTAGGTATGTGAGGTTCAACACAATGCAAGCCATTGTTCTTGATGTGCTCTTGATTTTCCCTGATCTTTTGGAGAGGACTTTCAATCCAAGGAGTGGTTTTGGTTTGGATTTGATGATGAGCTTGGATAGTACTGTGTTCTTGTTCCTCTTGGTGTCTTTGATCTATGGCTCTTCTTCCTGCTTGTTGGGTCAAATTCCAAGATTGCCCATTGTTGCTGATGCTGCTGATAGGCAAGTTCTATGA
- the LOC107609514 gene encoding nuclear transcription factor Y subunit B-3: protein MADSDNESGGAQNAGNNNSELSPREQDRFLPIANVSRIMKKALPANAKISKDAKETVQECVSEFISFITGEASDKCQREKRKTINGDDLLWAMTTLGFEEYVEPLKIYLQRFREMEGEKSVAARDKDAVAVNAAYDYGGGGSGGAMGMMMNQGHVYGSGAFHQVAVSGGGSGGPVMGKSGGPNYPGAGSNAGRPR from the coding sequence ATGGCGGACTCGGACAACGAGTCAGGAGGCGCGCAGAACGCCGGGAACAATAACAGCGAGCTGTCGCCGCGGGAGCAGGACCGGTTCCTACCGATCGCGAACGTGAGCAGGATCATGAAGAAGGCGCTACCGGCGAACGCGAAGATCTCGAAGGACGCGAAGGAGACGGTGCAGGAGTGTGTTTCGGAGTTCATCAGCTTCATCACCGGCGAGGCCTCCGACAAGTGCCAGCGCGAGAAGCGGAAGACGATCAACGGCGACGATTTGCTTTGGGCGATGACGACGCTAGGGTTCGAGGAGTACGTGGAGCCGCTCAAGATTTATCTGCAGAGGTTCAGGGAAATGGAAGGTGAGAAGAGCGTTGCGGCGCGTGACAAGGACGCGGTTGCGGTCAACGCCGCATACGATTACGGAGGAGGTGGTAGTGGTGGCGCAATGGGGATGATGATGAACCAGGGACACGTGTACGGCTCTGGTGCGTTTCATCAAGTGGCTGTGAGTGGTGGAGGTAGTGGTGGTCCTGTTATGGGTAAGAGTGGTGGGCCCAATTATCCGGGTGCTGGATCTAATGCAGGTAGACCCAGATAG
- the LOC107608121 gene encoding uncharacterized protein LOC107608121 yields MEKVSIQQIFCKLCPLLPFVLVLVLFSLLYFFSVFESFPHSLFTTLVALFTTLFLVTLTRTKWSIDEKNLVQDNNLKKLESSLPSLLGDVTKESEINADEKYEEQHADQDSESQSTSSFENDQERSENYGMISNSDVDDVDEEEEEEEEDSLIEIKLPNRYLVEEPKQKFESNLTELFLPEYMFKQKGLMDLLEEINEINEDENLIEIDISMGSTKCQDFRLKKELAYYGADQCVLSD; encoded by the coding sequence ATGGAGAAAGTATCAATTCAACAAATCTTTTGCAAGCTGTGTCCTTTGCtaccttttgttcttgttcttgttctctTTTCACTCTTATACTTCTTTTCAGTTTTTGAATCCTTTCCTCATTCTCTTTTTACAACACTGGTTGCTCTTTTCACCACTTTGTTTCTTGTCACATTGACAAGGACAAAATGGTCCATAGATGAAAAGAATTTAGTCCAAGATAATAACCTGAAGAAATTGGAGTCTTCACTTCCTTCATTATTAGGAGATGTTACCAAAGAAAGTGAAATCAATGCTGATGAGAAGTATGAAGAACAACATGCTGATCAAGATTCAGAAAGTCAAAGCACAAGTAGTTTTGAGAATGATCAAGAAAGAAGTGAAAATTATGGCATGATTTCTAATAGTGATGTTGATGATgttgatgaggaggaggaagaagaagaggaagatagcTTGATTGAAATCAAACTTCCAAACAGGTACTTGGTTGAGGAACCTAAGCAAAAATTTGAGTCTAATTTGACAGAGTTGTTCTTGCCAGAATACATGTTCAAGCAGAAGGGTCTAATGGATCTATTAGAAGAAATCAATGAGATAAATGAGGATgaaaatttaattgaaattgaTATTTCAATGGGATCTACCAAATGTCAAGATTTTAGACTAAAGAAGGAATTGGCATATTATGGAGCAGATCAATGTGTTCTTAGTGATTGA